From the Helianthus annuus cultivar XRQ/B chromosome 17, HanXRQr2.0-SUNRISE, whole genome shotgun sequence genome, the window cacgaagccagaagtcgcatttcgaaaacttggcgtacagccgTTCTAATCGAAGGAGTTtcaaaataagtcgtaaatgttgcctgtgttcctcctgactcttagagtagatcaggatgtcgttgatgaaaacaatgacaaacttgtctaggtagggcttgcatactctgttcataagatccatgaagatcgcaggcgcgtttgttaacccaaatggcataactggaaactcgtagtggccatagcgAGTCTCGAATGCTATCTTAGAGATGTCCTCGCCGTGGACTCTCAGTTGTTGGTAGCCTGGCCTTAGGTCAAttttcgaatagtagctcgacccatgcaactggtcgaataagtcgtcaatacgtggaagaggatagcgattcttcgcagtcaccttgctgagttctcCATAATCGTTACACATACGGAAAGGCTTCTCCTCACGGGTATAGCGGGGGCTCCTTAAAGCGAAAACTAGGTCCGATGAAACTCGAGTCCAATAATTCCTGAAGTTGATTAGGCAGTTCCTGACGATGTGTAGATAAAACTGACAGTTCTTCTGGTAACACTTAGGGAGAAGTCACAaataattggtggatcctcgatcctcctttccttagCCTTGACATCAGTGTTGAGTGTTAACATTGCGGGGTAATCCTTCTATAGACACTCCTGGCCTTTCTTGCTGAAATCACTCTGACACGTTGAAACAGATAACATTTCTCCGCACAAGGTTTTTCTCCTCACTAGGTGTATCTGCACgatatctggataaccaatccacacaGACTACTGCATCAAATCTATCAAGGGTAGTAGAAGGATGGTCGACGTCGATCACTTGTCCCACAAGATCGAGTTTGCATTCCAACAACCATATGAGGTTTCAGTAGGCTTGCCATCTGCCGATTCTACAGCAGGTTCGGTTTTGAGATGTATTAGGGTTGGGCAAAACAGTGACGAAGTGATTTATTACTAAGAACATGAAGGCCACCATGTTGTTACAATCttggcgtcgcccacgccaatcctaaatgcccatCACGAATACCACCtccagtgttgttgctactgTTACTAAAACTCCCAAAACTGTCATTGTTTCCTTGGGTTGTTGACGTTTTAAGTTAACTACGGCCAATGCATGATGTAGGCACCTTTATTTCCTTACTGAAAGCTAGGGTTACGAGCACCTTGTTGTCGCTGTGACTGCTGACCCCAATGTCGTAGATCGAAACATGCCCTAcgcttcttcatcatcatcgtccATCTTTTCGCATCCTGAGCCGCGTTCTAAAGCGTTATTCACTGAGTTGGCAGTTACGCATACCACGCTAAGGTCAATGATTACCACTTGTGCCTCGATTGGTTCGTAGGTGTTGACTCTCATGAGTCGCTGACTAGGattaaggattcgattgaagccaattcgctggtgcttgttgccggtaatcagggtcgtcaaAGTACTGAGGTCGGTAATGTGCTACGCTCATCCTTCTGTCCGTCGTCGTTGCAAGTGGTTCGAGTAGTTCACTGTCTGatacgagagtgttgcagaagtgatcacacttcagGATCGGAGACGTCAATTCATAAGTTTCAGCAAACAAGGAGGAGTAAGAAAGGTCTTGTTCAATCATTCGACGCggggacatccaactcagggacgttcgtataagcacctaacattctacatggttcgctaggtgttcagatgggtgttcaggtatcACTCGACAGCATCGAGTTTCGAAAGAATCCAACGATAAATGAGAGGTTCACGTTTAAGTTTAAGTAGGGAACAATTACTGCCATGGCCCCTATAGGTTGGTTATGTTTCATATtgatcaaataacggaacggaaccccttttccacttgttaagcctcactgggactcacatgcatcCCACggtattattatgtgtgcacccacaataatattgtgatttgcatgctcatctcagctcctcctaactcatgtcaaatggttcctcaaattCGGGTAGAATTACGAAGTGTAAGTCGCGaaggtttagggaaataccaccctatcagtcacataatGCGTGCAAGTGTACATGGATTCATATTATTGTGCTAATCGTGCAATCACATGCAGTATCTAATGTAGGTGTTTACTGGTTATGTAGTACAATGAGCAtaagaaagacgaaccttgcagtctggagctgagtgtcatggtcgtattcacgttcTCAGAACCTTCCGGTTATAGTCTTGTTTTACGAAAACATATTCCCCCTTTTTAAATAAAACccagttcactataaccaatggctctgatactaatctgtcacacccccaaaatccacgtgcggagtaccaccgcttggaggcgtgactgaccaggatcttagccaccaatcacattgaactcacgAGTATATTTAAATGAAACTTTCATTAAAAATAATAAGGGTTACAACGTTACAATatatcacagtttacagcggaagcatatttaatTCGTTAAGTatttataaaccacatgtaatAGTGCTTAGTCTTGTATTGCGTTCCACgtaactcgacccatgaccactccagctcctcagacagcaagttccatggCTAttcacctaaaggcctgcaaggcatgtaacagaaagtcaacaacaaagttgagcgagttcgcaGTTGGTTGTTCGGCCAATGAGTTCATTCAGAAATCGTAAGTTCGTTCGTAACCATGCGTTTACCCAGTACCCTTGTTCCTAAATCTTTACAGTAATAAGtagggcttcccatgtttgtatgtaatattagtgggggcttcccatgtttatatttactagactatttgtaaccataagtgttcttcttaacccgagaacaggagtacGTACGAAGTTCatgtaggctttacgtaagtgcccttctttacctgaggacagtggtacgcgtggggtttacataggttttacgtaagtgtccttcttaaccCGAAGACAGTAGTATGTGTGAGTTTatgtaggttttatgtaagtgccCTTCGTAACTTGAGGATAGTGGTAAGTACATGTTTACGTatgttttacgtaagtgcccttcgtaacttgaggacagtggtaagtacatgtttacgtaggttttacgtaagtgccttgcttaacccgaggacgatggtagatagtctagtagccgtgtaagtacaagtaattgttcaatcccattattcaaacccattcccaaccccgggaatcccatgccttggtaagagtgtgaactcaccttggtttgctcggcagaacacgaaaaggttacttgagctaagaggggtcaaccacgtcctaacatggttaccatacgagtcaggttttggtttcaagtagTGCGTGTAAGTTTACACATAAGCTAACAGGTTACAACACgtaatgatcatggcaaacacgctAACAGTTAAGTACATAACACATTCATACTTATGCGACCCGAAAGATAAGCCCAATGAACAGGcggcccaacctattgtgcgatcagcataccttgtgcgatccacaatgggttgtgcgattcaatcatacccggcccaaataacataaGAAGTCCAACATGTAtacggcccaacagttaaacatAAGTCTTGTGCGGTCCGGATGGTCTTGTGCGACTGACCAGTCCTTGTGGGATTGGGATTTGGGATGTGAGGCCCAACAGTGAAACAGTTTAAGTAGtttgtgtgtgtggcccaagccttgtgcgatcggcactgtcttgtgcgatcatgcatataCTGGTTGTTCGTGGTGCTTAAAGTGGTTGTACCAAATCTTGTGTGACTAGCCCTTGTGCGATTCAAGGGCTTGTGCGGCTGACATGTGCGATTGAGCTCTCATGCGATTaactcttgtgcgatcagttacAAGTTTCCTTAAATCATGGCAATCGATTATAATCATACAAACAGTTTCCTAGTTTGCATTTACTTGATCAAAACAATCAAACAGTTTCCAATTAACTCATATGAATTTCCTACTTTCCTCCAACCACAATTAATAACATAAACAGCTTTTAATTTGGATTAGACACCTAATAATATCATTCTCAATCATACTCGATCCGACTAGCATGTAACCCTAATCGAAATCATAACAACCCTTAGCCCGAAATCATTCAAGTTGCATAACAGTCTTTATCAATGATTCCATCTCATAACCCTAAAGTTCATACCATTCTAATCATCACATACTTGGTTAATAACAGTCAATCATACTCATCATTCAAGGTGAAACGATCATGAACATAATTCATTATACAACATGCCAATCATGTATTCATGGACCATCAAAATATTGGATATTCATCAACCATCATGTATTTATTATCAAACAATAAACTAGACAAATACTAGCAAGAGGCTAACCGAATCAATTGAGGATCCAAGGATTATGCGTGAATGATAGAGCTTCGAGAAAGAGGAGGAGAGATATCAGTCCGCTTCCACTTCGATGGGAGCTGTCGTCGGGTCTCAATGTGAGAGAAGAGGAACTAGGGTTTGGTTATCCTTGTGTGTTTCTGAAAATCACGAGAAACTAGCCCCTAATGGGATATATGAGCGCATACTAGGAAGTGGGCCGAACTCAATCATTGGGCTGTCCTTAGCCACAGATCAAACAATGTGGGGTTGGGCCGAGAGAAGTAGTGCGAATAGAGGTACGGCCCAAAGGGTGTCGTGCGATTAGACTAAGCTTATACGATTCACATAAGttatacacatatacataacaTATCACAATCTTGTATCACATCCTACATAATAAAGCATAATGTTTGGTGCAAACAAACACACTTGTCAAACTCATAAAGCTCACACGGGTTACATCAAGGAACAAGGATAAgttttgaaatacgagttgtcacatttgtGACAACCATCAAATTTACATGTATCTGTacaatttatttaataataatttaagtgcttgatgactgtgctaaattatttagctgctctctgattactgtgttatacttacatgtgcgtgttagcatactagtagtatgcagaaaacttgactaaatggtcctgaattttttcctatgtgttaggaataaattgtgttacaaaaatgtATGAATAAGACGCCTtgcggaataattaaacactttaataGAACAATATCcgaccaaacaaccggacattacccggacaccaaatatttgtcaaacacgttattttattattcttgactagtcatgatccccgtataCCATAACACCCACTATTTTCCCTACTAACTAGTATATGGAATTATATACTTGTTATCTAACTAATACTTGCCACTTAGTTACAAACTTTGCAaatagacccccccccccaaccaattCCAATCCCAAATAGGACCCACAAATCATTTTTGCCATGCCTCACAATCTCATGCTAGATTTTATTTCCATTGTTTATTGGATTTGTTACTTGTAGGATCCACCAAGATATGTGAACATATCTTATAATATCTTGGCCAAGATTATAACCATCATTCAcaatttttcttcttctctccCATAGATAAAGCTACGGCCAAACCCCCTAAATATCACCGTTGAATCTCACAAAGATTTCATTCATATTTTATATTGGATCTTGCTTGATTGCTTAAACAAAATATGGAGTAGGAAGATTTATAAGTATGGAGGTCTAGATCACAACATCATTTCATATCTTTCAACCTCACTCATCTCTCTCACCcaaactctctctctcctctcggCCCTCACtagaaccgccaccaccaccactctatcaccatcatcttcatccatttcCAAGCTCCATTCATGTGTTAGAAGGtgcacaacgaagcttggtgctctcggaagttgaaggaccttctctattcgctgttaaccatcacttttctgcactcgaacttccctagccttgagctagtggtaagaacttagatccactcattctttatgttatttaagtggttaaaatatgttagaatgataaaaagttaagaaactttaaagctcatgaacaagtcttgaacataatgTGTTAAAGtgtggataaagagaagttatgtgtataaatcatgtagatcttgtgttgttatgattcttggtTGATGATTTGATGTTTTGCTGATTATTATTGATGTGGGATGTTGTTGGGGTCACTAAACATAattaacgggatcaaccgaacacaaactagtaagctagagacTAAAAACAAcaatctgtccatactttacagccaacttcagttggctgtaaacaggtcataaactcaacgaaaaaccgatattttgaatctaaaatattttattatgaaATAAgattctaatggcaccggaatcgtaatttttgtacttcgtttactatttttaaagtgttaatttgtaacagcaacttaagctgaattttgacagcaataaatgggtgttatactttcggtcataacctgaactttgtgatgaatcggaccatgaaatttatacagtagatgacaaccgatgcatgtgtaattaccccactggaatttcgtaaatcggacattcgatgaatttttaataaattgttccgtggactgtggtcagaaattcataaatctgagttcagtctggaatatgattttttataaaatattggtagtgaaccggaccccgatatttttacacaataaatcaTGCAACATTTAAGATATCTTGTAAAAATtagggaatttttggaataatttaactattttattaaaatgtccgaaaacagccggttttgaatgtaaatgctgaattgagataagttgtgacttgcgtgtctaaatgtcgagtatgctatccgtgaatgatctaacatgttatatatgttatgtgcattatcgtatgtttgattttgagtggggaatggatgggaaacttagatgggcataaaccgttaaaacgatgcatgttgtgtgatagatacgtgtaggaactttgtgttctatttgaaagccactaaatgactaactggtaaattatattaggacgtgattgaccgaccttgactgttagctatatttgagaatctaaccgagcaaaccgaggtgagttcacacactttctaaggcatgggattcccagtggtttgggaatgggttaaagaattaaaacggaatctacataccctacttaggtaggatatgtacgaccatcctcctcgggtaggatgccagtattaatcctgcgtattctctttgggagaactacgtacgttcgtcctcctggtgtaggacaacaaccttaaacttactagacaaaactctatcataagtccctcattttatatcgacttaatcgccgaggccaatggcgagcgggtcattagttaatagcgctattaggtttaacaaacctcacaccgtgccagtcggacgggcgtgtactaatggaatatggcaaaccatcagtgatgatagacactgatgtagggcacaacttacttgcgtagtagtcgatatcatacggtctagtggttcacatggggaagcccccactaatcatgaacagggtatgggtaataaagaatgaactggttaaactttctttcaactacggggtaacccccacggcaattacgccaacgaaagacaaaccacgttttcggaaaacaacttaaaactaaacaaccaaacgtgaactcactcaactttgttgttgactcgttgttacatgccttacaggtcgttaaatgcttggagcttgcatatggaggtgtcgttgtgggatgcgaactgatatgtcccttatttaataaataaactttatgaacatattaaacctacgttttggactttaaacttatgaactatggactatgttttgaacttatgttttatgcttccactgttaaactaaaatcggtttacttccttttggtcaccaatcgtattgtgtttggttttatttacttaattatgttgttcgatatgattggtggctcgatcctggtcatgtcacccctccaagcggtgatactccgcatggtggattttgggggtgtgacagattggtatcagagccattggttatagtgaacttggttttaaaaaggggaaagtttttgataaaaccagactataaccggtacagtgctcaacgatccacaacgacgcttcgctccacgtgtaagactcgacaccataggtggtatgatttatgttatattgtcggttagatagtttacactgtgcattagttaacgtgataattgctatttgaaccttgtgtgcttactctcttctatCACCCACACTTAGGCACGTTGCGATACCTTTCTTACCTGTGTTCCCCtcgatgtgaagatcatgagtgggcgTCTCAACATGACCCAGGGTCAGCTGACGACCTTGATTAACGAACGGATTGCTGAAGCCTTAGCAACCCAATCAGGGAGTCAACCCATGCACACCCAATCCCGCATGGGCACCTTCAGGGCGTTCTTGGAGTGTAAACCTCCCACTTTCGATGGCACAGGAGGGACAATCGACATTCTACACTGGATCCGAAGAATCGAATATACGTTCGAAGAAAGTGAAAGTCCTGCTGGCAAACGAGTAGAGTACGCTACTGTCATGTTTCAAGGGAAAGCGTattcttggtggaacgcacaagttcaGATGCTCGGTTTGGCAGACGCGAATGCCACCCTCTGGAGTGACTTCAAGGATTTGATTAAGGAAGAATTCTGCCACCTGGATGACATTCTGAAACTTGAAATCGAGTATTATGGTTTGAAGATGGAAggatcagagattgaggcatacacaaAGAGGTCCAACGACTTGGCTGCCTTATATCCTAACATGTCACAACCCATACCTAGGCGAATCAAGCTATACCTCAGAGGCTTAGTCCCGGAAATCCAAGGGTCTGTGAGTGCGGCCAACCTTCGCACAATCCAGCAAGTCGTTCGTTTGGCGCACCAACTCACCGATCAGGCGGTGgaagagggcaagttgcccaagaGTAGCTCTTCCAATGCAAATGCTCTAATGAGTAACAAGTATATTTGGGGTGAGTACCAAGGTGAGGGTCCTAGCTCTATACGACGGGAACCACACAGGAAACTCGGGCTGAACTACCAAAATCAGGGGGGATACCTAGGGAATAAACCGAGATGCCGCAAGTGCCAACGGCACCACAGCGGGTCATGTGCGGAATCGTATTGTCATCGGTGCAAGAAGTTGGGACATATGGCtagagactgtaggagcccatatCCTGCAAACCGGAACCAACGGCAACACCAGCAGGGTAATGAGAGATGTTACCAGTGCGGTGCTGAGAGTCACTTCAAGAGGAACTGTCCGCAGATGAGACAGAATCGTGATAACAGCGGCAACCAGGGCAACAGGAAAAATAACGGAGACAATAAGGATAACCGCAGGACTAGTAAGCATGAGCTTCTGAATGGACAAGAGGAAAAAGGAAACAACCTCAACGTTGTGGTGGGTAAGTTCTATTTTAGTTAATTCGGGTACAGATATATGTCCCTAAGAGTTAGTCAGGTGCTTAAGCGTACCCCATTACCCTTAAAACATCAAACATGttatagaactagctaatggtgaAAGTCTTAAGGGCACAcacgtagttaaggg encodes:
- the LOC110924448 gene encoding uncharacterized protein LOC110924448 gives rise to the protein MGTFRAFLECKPPTFDGTGGTIDILHWIRRIEYTFEESESPAGKRVEYATVMFQGKAYSWWNAQVQMLGLADANATLWSDFKDLIKEEFCHLDDILKLEIEYYGLKMEGSEIEAYTKRSNDLAALYPNMSQPIPRRIKLYLRGLVPEIQGSVSAANLRTIQQVVRLAHQLTDQAVEEGKLPKSSSSNANALMSNKYIWGEYQGEGPSSIRREPHRKLGLNYQNQGGYLGNKPRCRKCQRHHSGSCAESYCHRCKKLGHMARDCRSPYPANRNQRQHQQGNERCYQCGAESHFKRNCPQMRQNRDNSGNQGNRKNNGDNKDNRRTSKHELLNGQEEKGNNLNVVVGKFYFS